The genomic region TTACGAAACCGATGCGCTTCTTTCCCAGTACTGCGACATGCATTACGGTGGCACGCATTTTGGAGTGCCAAACTTCTCAAAACACGTGGTGGAGCTGCTCTTGCCTTACGCCAAGGCGCGCGGGAAGGCGTTGGATTTGGGCTGTTCGGTAGGGCGTGCGAGCTTTGAACTGGCGAAACATTTTGATGCGGTGGAGGGGATTGACTTTTCGGCTAATTTCATCCGTGTGGGCGTGGCACTTCAGCAAAAAGGCACGCTAACGTACAACGTATCCACTGAGGGGGAATTGCGTACGAGTGCCCATGTGAACTTGCAAGAGCTTGGTTTTGAAAAAGAGGCGCAAAAAGTCGGGTTTTTTCAAGGGGATGCGTGCAATCTCAAGCCCCAATTTAGCGGCTATGACGTGGTGCTATGTAGCAATCTCATCGACCGTTTACGCACCCCACAACTCTTCCTAGAAACCATCGGTGAACGGCTCAATAAAGGCGGTCTTTTGGTGCTCGTCTCCCCCTACTCGTGGGATGAAGCCTACACCCCAAAAGAGGCGTGGCTAGGGGGATTTTACCGTGAGGGCAGGGCAGTACACACCCTAGAAAACCTCCAAACCCTCCTCAAAGAGTGGAGCTTGCTAGGGTGCCACGAAGTCCCCTTTGTCATCCAAGAAACCGCCCGCAAATTCCAACACACCCTCTCCCAAATGAGTGTGTGGAAGAAGGTGTAGAGAGGCTTACATGTAAAGCCCCAAAGTTTTTGGGTGCTTTACATGTAAGTTACAATGAGCCTATTCCTTTGCGTAAAAATGCATTAATCAATGACTGGTAAGAAACTTTTTGTTCGCTTGCTTTTTTCTTGAAGTACAAAATGATGTCATTGTCGAGTCTAAGTGTCGTTGGGATTTTTTTAGGCTCATAGAACCGCCCTCTGACGCCACCTTCAAAGTCATACGACTCTTCAAGCTCATAGTTATCGTATTGTTCTCTTTCTTTAATGGTTTTCATAAAATTCCTTTTCGGCTTTGTTGGCATATCTTGCGCTGATGATGCGCACTATCTCTTCGCCATGTTCATCAAAAAACATATTGGCAACGACTAAAATTTTCACTTTTTTCGTTGCACCAAGGGTTATCCATCGCTCTTCACAATAATCAAACCTTGCGTCACACTTTGAGATGTGAAACGGGTCGTCAAACACTTCTCGCGCCTCTTCAAAGCTCACACCGTGTTTTTGAAGATTTGAAGCACTTTTTGTGTCACTCCATTCAAATTT from Sulfurospirillum tamanense harbors:
- a CDS encoding BrnT family toxin; its protein translation is MKFEWSDTKSASNLQKHGVSFEEAREVFDDPFHISKCDARFDYCEERWITLGATKKVKILVVANMFFDEHGEEIVRIISARYANKAEKEFYENH
- a CDS encoding BrnA antitoxin family protein, whose product is MKTIKEREQYDNYELEESYDFEGGVRGRFYEPKKIPTTLRLDNDIILYFKKKASEQKVSYQSLINAFLRKGIGSL